aattttttagttaggTGTTTAAATATGAATTTAGTCTATATAGTTTAATTCAaggattttattttctaatactTGTGTTTTCTTggtgttgtttgtttttttcaAGTAGTATTTCTGTATTACAAGTCGAAACTTTGGCTCTCTAGTAAAGCTATCAACAAAGAAAGGGTGTTTTTAATGAGCTGGAGGTGCTGTTTGAGGATGTTATAGTTTTATCGTCTAAATTTTcaggggcagttttgtcccatatGGCTCGGATAAAAATTTTGCAGCGCATGGTTTGACAAAGCATGTCcttcggttagacgatgagctatcctggttcgaggagatGATGTTATCGTTTGCGGATTGCTGCAATGTTAATCATCTGTGATTTTGATCAccgcgtcaaaaaaaaaattagtaatttttgtccaaaataatatttataaaaaaaaaaaaatctatttgttctaataattaatgttagttttattattctaataataataattaatgatagTGGAACTAATTAGCAgtttttgtttctattttttcaaaattaatttcttttatttttttttaaataatttctctaTTTTGATTTGTATTTAGTTGAACTCTTTTGTAAGTGTCTATAGATTCATTCAACAACGGACCACCACAGTCACTTATGTGTACCAAAACGACATATCGTTtctcctttaaaaaaaaatacaacgaCATTTCACTAAAAAAATGAATTAAGAATTTTTATGTCATAGAAAAAAGTGAAGACACGCCGTTTGATTATACAATAAACGGAATTccataaacgacatgtcgtttaatTAATGATATCAATTCACACAGCAGCAAATAACATATATAACAGCAATAACTTCCACATTTTCATTAGAACCCTCTTATGAAACtccctctctttccctctctctaGTCACAAGATCATCTTCTTCAATTGCAAAAAAAATGGATGATTTACCATTAACTTGTATCACAAACAAAATTAACAAGAAGTTACAAGAATTGGAAAACTCAGATGACTTTCAAGGTttagttgaattaggaaatgaACTTACTTCTCTCCTTAAAGAAGCATCATCATCACTTTTGGGGAGCGTTGAAGATCAAGAATTCAATGCCAAATACACAGAGTTAAAGAAACAAGCTTTAAGTCTAATCGATCGAACCTATGAGTTTGAAGAAAAACACCTaaagtacaacattccatctcTAATTGGTGTACAATCTTTCAAGGGTTACTTGGAAAATTTACAAGAGTTTATGAAAAACGTTTGGGAGAAAGAAtccaaagaaaaaagagaaaaaggagGAAAGAGTTTGATTGAGTGGCTACAACACCTTGACCATCATCATCAATCTGAAAGAAAGACTACCATTGAAGAAATGAAGAAGGCTGTGATTGATCTTGGCACTGATATTTCTGTAATTATCACTGAATTTCTTCTTTTGGTGGTGATTTTGGGTGATAGGAATGACATAATGAAGAATCTTGATGATTTCAAGGCTATGATAAAACTACTAAGTGTTGAGAAAACTAATGATTCTATTGTGATCAAGACTTTCTTATCTGTGATCCAATTAGTAGTAAGAACaatgaaaaagagaaagagtttGAGTGGGAAAAGAGGAGAAAAATCTGAGGTCGCCGGCGAAATAGAACTCGAGATCATGAGAATGATCCTTAAAGAAATTTTGAGACTTGAAGTTGCTCTGTGTTGTCCTGATTTGGTTATGGTGTTGACAGATGAGATATACTTATCTATGATATCTCATCTCAGAAATTTCTTTGAGTGTAAATTGAGTGATTTGAATTTGAAGGTGAATGAATTGAGGATACAAGTTGTTTCTTTGCTTATAGATGAAAATCATG
This region of Cannabis sativa cultivar Pink pepper isolate KNU-18-1 chromosome 7, ASM2916894v1, whole genome shotgun sequence genomic DNA includes:
- the LOC133039894 gene encoding uncharacterized protein LOC133039894, which encodes MDDLPLTCITNKINKKLQELENSDDFQGLVELGNELTSLLKEASSSLLGSVEDQEFNAKYTELKKQALSLIDRTYEFEEKHLKYNIPSLIGVQSFKGYLENLQEFMKNVWEKESKEKREKGGKSLIEWLQHLDHHHQSERKTTIEEMKKAVIDLGTDISVIITEFLLLVVILGDRNDIMKNLDDFKAMIKLLSVEKTNDSIVIKTFLSVIQLVVRTMKKRKSLSGKRGEKSEVAGEIELEIMRMILKEILRLEVALCCPDLVMVLTDEIYLSMISHLRNFFECKLSDLNLKVNELRIQVVSLLIDENHDSQEERKLKIAKETMGAGAHNIWTKFDINSSSSSS